The following proteins are encoded in a genomic region of Streptomyces sp. NBC_01723:
- a CDS encoding tRNA(His) guanylyltransferase Thg1 family protein — translation MSDTTALGDRMKGYEAVHRAVLPRRTYTILRLDGRAFHTYLRGAGKPFDMPFIADMAAVAEALCEEIGGAVFAYHQSDEISILLTDFATPGTQPWFGGVVAKQLSVSASFATAVFNERRPGKRALFDARVFTISDPVEVANYFLWRQRDAVRNSISMAAQAHFSHKRLHGVTSSGMQELLWSEAGVNWNDYPAQCKRGQTTTRQTGERPVEYVDKRTDETVRTTAVRSWWETSPAAHFTTEPDGWLAETIPSLPTLRAA, via the coding sequence GTGAGCGACACGACCGCCCTCGGGGACCGCATGAAGGGCTACGAGGCCGTCCACCGGGCCGTGCTGCCGCGTCGCACCTACACGATCCTTCGCCTGGACGGCCGCGCCTTCCACACCTACCTGCGAGGCGCCGGCAAGCCGTTCGACATGCCGTTCATCGCCGACATGGCCGCCGTCGCCGAAGCACTCTGCGAAGAGATCGGCGGCGCCGTCTTCGCCTACCACCAGTCCGACGAGATCAGCATCCTGCTCACCGACTTCGCCACCCCCGGGACTCAGCCCTGGTTCGGTGGTGTCGTCGCCAAGCAGCTCAGCGTGTCCGCCTCCTTCGCCACCGCCGTCTTCAATGAGCGGCGCCCCGGTAAGCGGGCCCTGTTCGACGCGCGCGTCTTCACCATCAGCGACCCCGTCGAAGTCGCCAACTACTTCCTGTGGCGGCAGCGCGACGCCGTCCGCAACAGCATCAGCATGGCCGCCCAAGCCCACTTCTCCCACAAGCGGCTCCACGGCGTCACCAGCAGTGGCATGCAGGAACTGCTCTGGTCCGAGGCAGGCGTCAACTGGAACGACTACCCCGCCCAATGCAAGCGCGGCCAGACCACCACCCGCCAGACCGGGGAACGGCCCGTCGAGTACGTCGACAAGCGGACCGACGAGACCGTGCGCACCACGGCCGTCCGCTCCTGGTGGGAGACCAGCCCCGCCGCTCACTTCACCACGGAACCCGACGGCTGGCTCGCCGAGACGATTCCGTCGCTCCCGACCTTGCGCGCCGCATAA
- a CDS encoding DNA-binding protein: MPPQLVTEDLAVYWTGRPANTIRRWAAEGRLTRHGDRARRRNGVLYDLAELPEARRDPDTRELLQPGPTPPIIDSAPLLAA, encoded by the coding sequence ATGCCCCCGCAGCTCGTCACCGAAGACCTCGCCGTCTACTGGACCGGCCGCCCCGCCAACACCATCCGCCGCTGGGCAGCCGAAGGACGGCTCACCCGCCACGGCGACCGAGCACGCCGCCGCAACGGCGTCCTCTACGACCTCGCCGAACTCCCCGAAGCCCGCCGCGACCCCGACACCCGTGAACTGCTCCAACCCGGCCCCACCCCACCGATCATCGACTCGGCGCCGTTACTCGCCGCCTGA
- a CDS encoding phage tail fiber protein — MTAGLAPSLVSGWLNTLRSAGTAYSPVAGTFAQLHTGDPGAAGTGNVSASSTTRNSFTFAASTSGSALALSAAPAAWTNGGTSETLTHISVWTAASGGSFLFSVALTASKAWASGDQFTLTSLGASLSPQSS, encoded by the coding sequence GTGACCGCAGGACTCGCACCCTCCCTCGTCTCCGGCTGGCTCAACACACTGCGCAGCGCAGGCACCGCCTACAGCCCGGTCGCCGGAACGTTCGCCCAACTCCACACCGGAGACCCCGGCGCCGCAGGCACCGGCAACGTGTCCGCCAGCTCCACCACCCGGAACAGCTTCACCTTCGCCGCCTCCACGTCCGGGTCGGCGCTCGCGCTCAGCGCCGCGCCCGCCGCGTGGACCAACGGGGGCACCTCCGAGACCCTCACCCACATCTCCGTGTGGACCGCGGCCAGCGGCGGCAGTTTCCTGTTCTCCGTCGCCCTCACCGCATCCAAGGCGTGGGCGTCCGGGGACCAGTTCACCCTCACCAGCCTGGGCGCGAGCCTCAGCCCGCAGTCCTCCTGA